A portion of the Ralstonia nicotianae genome contains these proteins:
- the fumC gene encoding class II fumarate hydratase — MTTRTERDTFGPIEVPADRLWGAQTQRSLQNFDIAGDRMPRELIDALARIKRASAAVNQRLGLLPADKANAVIAAADEVIAGKHPGEFPLVVWQTGSGTQSNMNMNEVLANRASELLGGERGEARLVHPNDDVNRSQSSNDVFPTAMHVAAVTAITRHLLPSLRALRETLARKAIDFDDIIKIGRTHLQDATPLTLGQEFSGYAAQLQHSETHLNAALPHLCELALGGTAVGTGLNAPAGYAEQVAAELAALTGLPFVTSPNKFETMASADGLVHAHGALKTLAASLTKIANDIRWLASGPRSGLGELSIPENEPGSSIMPGKVNPTQSEAMTMLCAQVFGNDVAVNIGGASGNFELNVFRPMIAYNFLHSARLLADGMRSFNDHCAVGIEPNRERIAELVQRSLMLVTALNPHIGYDKSAQIAKKAHKEGTSLREAALALGYVTAEQFDAWVRPEQMVGR, encoded by the coding sequence ATGACGACCCGTACCGAACGCGATACCTTTGGCCCGATCGAAGTCCCCGCCGACCGCCTGTGGGGCGCGCAGACGCAGCGCTCGCTGCAGAACTTCGACATCGCCGGCGACCGCATGCCGCGCGAACTGATCGACGCGCTGGCCCGCATCAAGCGCGCCAGCGCCGCCGTCAACCAGCGCCTGGGCCTGCTGCCGGCCGACAAGGCGAACGCGGTCATCGCCGCGGCCGACGAGGTCATCGCCGGCAAGCATCCGGGCGAGTTCCCGCTGGTGGTCTGGCAGACCGGCTCCGGCACGCAGAGCAACATGAACATGAACGAGGTGCTCGCCAACCGCGCCAGCGAACTGCTGGGCGGCGAGCGCGGCGAAGCCCGCCTGGTGCACCCCAACGACGACGTAAACCGCAGCCAATCGTCCAACGACGTGTTCCCGACGGCGATGCACGTGGCGGCCGTCACCGCCATCACGCGGCACCTGCTGCCGTCGCTGCGCGCGCTGCGCGAGACGCTCGCGCGCAAGGCCATCGACTTCGACGACATCATCAAGATCGGCCGCACCCACCTGCAGGACGCCACGCCGCTCACGCTCGGCCAGGAGTTCTCCGGCTACGCGGCCCAGCTGCAGCACAGCGAGACGCACCTGAACGCCGCGCTGCCGCACCTGTGCGAGCTGGCGCTGGGCGGCACGGCGGTCGGCACCGGCCTGAATGCGCCGGCCGGCTATGCCGAACAGGTGGCCGCCGAACTCGCCGCGCTGACCGGCCTGCCCTTCGTCACCTCGCCCAACAAGTTCGAGACCATGGCCTCGGCCGACGGCCTGGTGCACGCGCACGGCGCCCTGAAGACGCTGGCCGCCAGCCTGACCAAGATCGCCAACGACATCCGCTGGCTGGCCAGCGGCCCGCGCAGCGGCCTGGGCGAGCTGTCCATTCCCGAGAACGAGCCGGGCTCGTCCATCATGCCGGGCAAGGTCAACCCGACCCAGAGCGAGGCGATGACGATGCTGTGCGCGCAGGTGTTCGGCAACGATGTCGCCGTCAACATCGGCGGGGCCTCGGGCAACTTCGAGCTGAACGTGTTCCGGCCGATGATCGCCTACAACTTCCTGCACAGCGCGCGCCTGCTGGCCGACGGCATGCGCAGCTTCAACGACCACTGCGCGGTCGGCATCGAGCCCAACCGCGAGCGCATCGCCGAGCTGGTGCAGCGCTCGCTGATGCTGGTGACCGCGCTCAACCCGCACATCGGCTACGACAAATCGGCGCAGATCGCCAAGAAGGCGCACAAGGAAGGCACCAGCCTGCGCGAGGCGGCGCTGGCGCTGGGGTATGTGACGGCCGAGCAGTTCGATGCGTGGGTGCGGCCGGAGCAGATGGTGGGACGCTGA
- a CDS encoding AvrE-family type 3 secretion system effector, with amino-acid sequence MLTGLISRSRKASEPDLAVRRKPLAEPGSPIKAAGTRESGNSLQQLFDADPNVASTAGAAQVSQPPAGHMSDLAPPAGSVAPSPFSGARTWATASAAAIHEITPVPVSPAIEVEAPAGAKPAEAAAASGAVAGGGVPLRQEPLFDLVFKKGKIRVKARHPAQDRKQAHQLERLLNLRDNRVTSLTWNQATGGYLIDYQKHGVRYWVGMHGKSLPAIVLPAHPGMKQGCSPPPIGLLANLSGSPDGALWREHHGQLYQWDTQQAQWKPHALPGKMRAPITLLGRQLDGEAWARAGSMLLKLGAGGIRAYEVAGLERFSAVRMDAAGRPLALDGEGRLCRPDSPSAQPRPIQLQLADGRPAFEPVQLGKPNKPIQLARARDFVLAPDGHTLFARDQQGHLYQGDLHAADAASGEIKARRVGVPVRMPGSADGWGVETLATSPGPSDKGAALHAVFRSSEGQRVTAAWDGQQWQPQWQVEQPLLLMSERGLQAPAMRTVCTYNDGAALGISAAGQASQKDGAGHWRPLLQADGTPLADLRDLKLGPLGLADAKPVYALQSTPAGGSQLLALELGGNMARLPARPGVAVAAVPAQRYVSQVSVLAASAAPIRDFAVDGAGVAYHLTDDHALMRTPPGGQPQHLPAPPGQARLEQIAVSSDQHQVFALAHSPSQDGGAAPQLSLLRYDHASASWADCQADLSALDPETVRLGISRLGTLQLTTGGADGEQRTHRVVPPLGAQKRYRLLATGTTEPTVSQALTGNRPKRVRIPGTGVVATLHRTAGGVTERVQSNFRTAVGHVERVLAMPKGAVNRAMEHLRGRRDMAEEYDDMKATHLELEPLLHHRHWPLPPTVAAGPAVAPVVPEATAQACAALRGDAIDKMLGALAQIGVAARVLGPDLTLDAAAGRRRQRRPAKAKPDPDDLLPKMHSWLDEFVRRAEAQAKPSPEAGAKAPAPVFDPARLGDLHRIVELMHTLSEHGVKLPAPDLTGQRDTRDRFAILTGAVGRHLLTLDLATRLVTLPQTVAVIGSDSAVEVLRQSVETDKVLRLARFGFSNWHDAEAFWETAQTFKKEVMKPGSPFNRKFAESHAVRDASSPAEMALKFAEAMKGLSNRSTLFGIESKGASAGVTSAGVVLPKKRVGAFGFAVLGVDRTTMVGVERTADKLAEGPLVAFFVRQSNKGLTMGGGMGMDFKPLRKVLGFRLQGGAQASASVMHGKGAAMLVAPDNIDEFARRLFDPASHDPGRLLELGLNQGAIGLDMIEQQLNLSANAGGLGGYADKIPGFGPAHRHGDGSSTSAFQQTGLQRGFVGANVNWGVRDFFLKLQHAWEPISGYEYQGGRGWSANAFASLVQQGGLLPHVSDAFTLVLRSLNITLLGASVELSGVESFKRTLDWKTAARVTPQEWSQLAALAREVFPSQAIGHFDGPHLKAIIATTLQAAKSTWAARTEHERASFVDRAEQLLLQDQLASGGRAMLLPGAKIEFNIPNFRSLVDTRKNSKAHRSLGALMEAAERAREAVPGLADAMRAMSERDGVNDVRFVFQMDPSYINAVNRLMLEGKLSWAEFNTMARTVPAPYRLTEICAKDSDSNRSAFTLNPLPLLAFNDSAEVSRSLFAAEVHLRYGLNGRLLGADLLPGAQRAVAGQKVLQPFVDAGVQPVPAAGGAAPAQAPDLPRLQRSQSLPSERPAGPALKARSLERSKSLE; translated from the coding sequence ATGCTGACGGGCCTCATCTCTCGCTCGCGCAAAGCGTCCGAGCCGGACCTCGCGGTCCGGCGGAAGCCGCTGGCGGAGCCGGGCAGTCCCATCAAGGCAGCGGGAACGCGCGAGAGCGGCAACTCGCTGCAGCAGTTGTTTGACGCCGATCCGAATGTCGCTTCCACGGCGGGAGCCGCTCAGGTGTCGCAGCCGCCCGCCGGGCACATGTCGGATCTCGCGCCGCCGGCCGGGTCGGTGGCGCCGTCGCCGTTCTCGGGCGCGCGGACATGGGCGACGGCAAGCGCCGCGGCGATCCACGAGATCACACCCGTGCCGGTCAGCCCTGCGATCGAAGTCGAGGCGCCGGCGGGCGCCAAGCCGGCCGAGGCCGCGGCGGCTTCGGGCGCGGTGGCCGGCGGCGGCGTGCCGCTGCGCCAGGAGCCGCTGTTCGATCTGGTGTTCAAGAAGGGCAAGATCCGGGTCAAGGCCCGCCATCCGGCGCAGGACCGCAAGCAGGCGCACCAACTGGAGCGCCTGCTGAATCTGCGCGACAACCGCGTGACCAGTCTCACCTGGAACCAGGCGACCGGCGGCTATCTGATCGACTATCAGAAGCACGGCGTGCGGTACTGGGTCGGCATGCATGGAAAGAGCCTGCCGGCCATTGTCCTGCCGGCGCATCCCGGGATGAAGCAGGGGTGCTCTCCGCCGCCGATCGGCCTGCTGGCCAATCTCAGCGGCTCGCCCGATGGCGCGCTGTGGCGCGAGCATCATGGGCAGCTTTATCAGTGGGACACGCAGCAGGCTCAGTGGAAGCCGCATGCCTTGCCCGGCAAGATGCGGGCCCCGATCACGCTGCTGGGCCGGCAGCTGGACGGCGAAGCCTGGGCGAGGGCGGGCTCGATGCTGCTCAAGCTTGGCGCCGGCGGTATCCGGGCGTACGAGGTGGCGGGGCTGGAGCGGTTCTCCGCCGTGCGGATGGACGCGGCCGGCAGGCCGCTCGCGCTGGATGGAGAGGGACGGTTGTGCCGGCCGGATTCGCCCAGTGCGCAGCCCCGCCCGATCCAGCTGCAACTCGCCGACGGCAGGCCGGCATTCGAGCCGGTGCAGCTTGGCAAGCCGAACAAGCCCATCCAGCTGGCACGCGCACGCGACTTTGTGCTGGCGCCGGACGGCCATACGCTGTTCGCGCGCGACCAGCAGGGGCATCTTTACCAGGGCGATCTCCATGCGGCGGATGCCGCCTCCGGCGAGATCAAGGCGCGGCGCGTCGGCGTCCCCGTGCGCATGCCGGGCAGTGCCGACGGGTGGGGCGTCGAAACGCTGGCGACCAGCCCCGGGCCATCGGACAAGGGCGCGGCACTGCACGCGGTGTTCCGCAGCAGCGAGGGCCAGCGCGTGACCGCCGCCTGGGACGGGCAGCAATGGCAACCGCAGTGGCAGGTTGAGCAGCCCCTGTTGCTGATGAGCGAGCGCGGGTTGCAGGCCCCCGCCATGCGAACGGTCTGCACCTACAACGACGGCGCGGCATTGGGCATTTCAGCGGCCGGACAGGCGAGCCAGAAAGACGGGGCTGGCCACTGGCGCCCGCTGCTGCAGGCCGACGGCACGCCGCTGGCGGACCTGCGCGATCTCAAGCTGGGGCCGCTCGGCCTGGCCGACGCCAAGCCGGTGTATGCCTTGCAGTCGACTCCCGCCGGCGGTTCGCAGCTGCTCGCGCTGGAGCTCGGCGGGAACATGGCCCGCCTGCCGGCGCGGCCCGGCGTTGCCGTGGCGGCGGTGCCGGCGCAGCGCTATGTCAGCCAGGTCAGCGTGCTGGCGGCATCGGCGGCGCCGATCCGGGACTTTGCGGTGGACGGCGCGGGCGTCGCCTATCACCTGACCGATGACCACGCGCTCATGCGCACGCCGCCGGGCGGTCAGCCGCAGCACCTGCCGGCGCCACCGGGGCAGGCGCGGCTCGAGCAGATCGCCGTATCCAGCGACCAGCATCAAGTGTTCGCCCTGGCGCACAGCCCGTCGCAGGACGGCGGCGCCGCGCCGCAGCTTTCGCTGTTGCGCTACGACCATGCGAGCGCGAGCTGGGCCGATTGCCAGGCCGATCTGAGCGCGCTGGACCCGGAGACGGTGCGCCTGGGCATCTCCCGCCTGGGCACGTTGCAGCTGACGACGGGGGGCGCCGATGGCGAGCAGCGGACCCACCGCGTCGTGCCGCCGCTCGGCGCGCAGAAGCGCTATCGCCTGCTGGCCACCGGCACCACCGAGCCGACGGTCAGCCAGGCACTGACCGGCAACCGGCCCAAGCGCGTGCGGATTCCCGGCACCGGTGTGGTCGCCACCCTTCACCGGACGGCCGGCGGCGTCACCGAGCGGGTGCAGAGCAACTTCCGGACCGCCGTGGGGCACGTGGAGCGGGTCCTGGCGATGCCGAAGGGCGCGGTGAACCGGGCGATGGAGCACCTGCGCGGCCGCCGCGACATGGCCGAGGAATACGACGACATGAAGGCGACCCACCTCGAGCTGGAGCCGCTGCTGCACCACAGGCACTGGCCGCTGCCGCCCACGGTGGCGGCCGGCCCGGCCGTTGCGCCGGTGGTGCCCGAGGCGACGGCGCAGGCCTGTGCGGCATTGCGCGGCGACGCCATCGACAAGATGCTCGGCGCGCTTGCGCAGATCGGCGTGGCAGCCCGCGTGCTCGGCCCCGACCTGACGCTGGATGCCGCGGCCGGCCGGCGCAGACAGCGCAGGCCGGCCAAGGCCAAGCCCGACCCGGACGATCTGCTGCCCAAGATGCACAGCTGGCTCGACGAGTTCGTCCGCCGTGCCGAGGCGCAGGCCAAGCCCTCGCCCGAGGCCGGAGCCAAGGCGCCGGCGCCGGTGTTCGACCCGGCCCGGCTGGGCGATCTGCACCGCATCGTCGAACTGATGCACACGCTCAGCGAGCACGGCGTCAAGCTGCCGGCCCCCGATCTGACCGGCCAGCGCGATACCCGCGACCGGTTTGCCATCCTTACGGGCGCGGTCGGCCGCCATCTGTTGACGCTGGATCTCGCCACGCGGCTGGTGACCCTGCCGCAGACCGTCGCCGTGATCGGCTCGGACAGTGCGGTCGAGGTGCTGCGGCAGAGCGTGGAGACCGACAAGGTGCTTCGGTTGGCGCGCTTCGGCTTCAGCAACTGGCACGATGCCGAGGCCTTCTGGGAAACGGCGCAGACCTTCAAGAAGGAGGTGATGAAGCCGGGGTCGCCCTTCAACCGGAAGTTCGCGGAAAGCCACGCCGTGCGGGATGCGTCATCGCCGGCGGAGATGGCGCTCAAGTTCGCGGAGGCGATGAAGGGCCTGAGCAACCGGTCCACGCTGTTCGGCATCGAGTCCAAGGGCGCCTCGGCCGGCGTGACCTCGGCGGGCGTGGTGCTGCCGAAGAAGCGCGTGGGCGCGTTCGGCTTTGCCGTGCTGGGGGTGGACCGGACCACCATGGTCGGCGTGGAGCGGACCGCGGACAAGCTGGCCGAAGGCCCGCTGGTGGCGTTCTTCGTGCGGCAGTCCAACAAGGGCCTGACAATGGGAGGCGGCATGGGCATGGACTTCAAGCCGCTGCGCAAGGTGCTCGGCTTCCGCCTTCAGGGCGGGGCCCAGGCCAGCGCCAGCGTCATGCATGGCAAGGGCGCCGCCATGCTGGTCGCCCCGGACAACATCGACGAGTTCGCCCGCCGGCTGTTCGATCCGGCCAGCCACGACCCCGGCCGCCTGCTGGAGCTGGGGCTCAACCAGGGCGCCATCGGGCTCGACATGATCGAGCAGCAGCTCAACCTGTCCGCCAACGCCGGCGGGCTGGGCGGCTATGCCGACAAGATCCCGGGCTTCGGTCCGGCGCATCGGCACGGCGACGGCTCTTCGACCAGCGCATTCCAGCAGACCGGCTTGCAGCGGGGCTTCGTGGGCGCCAACGTGAACTGGGGCGTGCGGGATTTCTTCCTCAAGCTGCAGCACGCCTGGGAGCCGATCTCCGGCTACGAATACCAGGGCGGACGTGGCTGGTCGGCCAATGCCTTTGCTTCGCTGGTGCAGCAGGGCGGGCTGCTGCCGCACGTCAGCGATGCGTTCACGCTCGTGCTGCGCTCCCTGAACATCACGCTGCTGGGGGCCAGCGTCGAACTGTCCGGCGTGGAGAGCTTCAAGCGCACGCTCGACTGGAAGACCGCGGCCCGGGTCACGCCGCAGGAGTGGTCGCAACTGGCGGCGCTGGCGCGGGAGGTGTTTCCGTCGCAGGCGATCGGGCACTTCGACGGCCCGCACCTCAAGGCCATCATCGCGACCACGCTGCAGGCGGCGAAATCCACCTGGGCCGCGCGCACCGAGCACGAGCGCGCCAGCTTCGTCGATCGCGCGGAACAGCTGCTGCTGCAAGACCAGCTGGCCTCGGGGGGCCGTGCCATGCTGTTGCCCGGCGCCAAGATCGAATTCAACATCCCGAACTTCCGGTCGCTGGTGGACACGCGCAAGAACAGCAAGGCGCACCGTTCCCTCGGCGCGCTGATGGAAGCCGCCGAACGCGCGCGGGAGGCCGTGCCGGGGCTGGCCGATGCGATGCGGGCCATGTCGGAGCGGGACGGCGTGAACGATGTGCGTTTCGTGTTCCAGATGGATCCTTCCTACATCAACGCGGTCAACCGGCTCATGCTGGAAGGCAAGCTGTCCTGGGCGGAGTTCAATACGATGGCGCGCACGGTGCCGGCGCCGTATCGCCTGACCGAGATCTGCGCCAAGGATTCGGACAGCAACCGTAGCGCCTTCACGCTGAACCCGTTGCCGCTGCTGGCCTTCAACGACAGCGCGGAGGTCTCCCGCTCCCTGTTTGCCGCCGAGGTGCATTTGCGCTACGGGCTGAACGGCCGGCTGCTGGGGGCCGATCTGCTGCCGGGGGCCCAGCGCGCCGTGGCCGGGCAGAAGGTCTTGCAGCCGTTTGTCGATGCCGGCGTGCAGCCGGTGCCGGCCGCCGGCGGGGCCGCGCCGGCGCAGGCGCCGGACCTGCCGCGCCTGCAACGCTCGCAGTCGCTGCCCAGCGAGCGGCCGGCCGGCCCGGCGCTCAAGGCGCGATCGCTGGAGCGTAGCAAGTCGCTGGAATAA
- a CDS encoding ATP-dependent helicase, with protein MPAAIPTPETAPAPDYLAQLNDQQRLAVEFGISGADAAQTGPLLVLAGAGSGKTHTLGWRVAHLVANGADPQRILLLTFSRRAASELSTRAGHLLARALQGSAGARSAAGTAYRTALPWAGTFHGIGARLLREYAERIGLAPDFTIHDRSDAADLLNVVRHELNLSTKERRFPLKQTCLAIYSRAINAESPLDAVLRQHFPWCAMWQAQLRTLFDAYVEAKQAQHILDYDDLLLYWHAMVADAGLAAEIGARFDHILVDEYQDTNRLQSSILRALRPDGRGLTVVGDDAQSIYAFRAATVRNILDFPRHFTRPAHTVLLEHNYRSTQPILEASNGVMRFATERFAKTLWTDRASTHRPRLISVRDEAEQARCVAEQVLRHREGGLALKSQAVLFRTASHSAPLEIELARRNIPFVKYGGLKFLEAAHVKDVLSVLRWAENPRNRIASFRVIQLLPGAGPATAARVLDAMAEAADPVAALLAHAPPARLAGDWAALMTLMATLRAPKDNATWAGELEAVGAWYAPHMERLHDDAAVRQGDLDQLARMAATYASRERFLTEMTLDPPELTSDESGEPYRDEDYLILSTIHSSKGQEWKAVYLLNAVDGCMPADLGAGSHDELEEERRLLYVAMTRARDHLDILVPQRFYMTQQTPNGDRHLYASRTRFIPPALLPLFEACAWPPPEPGADPAAEARAAAKVDLAKKIRGYWR; from the coding sequence GTGCCCGCCGCCATCCCCACCCCGGAAACCGCCCCCGCGCCCGACTACCTGGCGCAACTGAACGACCAGCAGCGCCTGGCCGTCGAGTTCGGCATTTCGGGGGCGGATGCGGCGCAGACAGGCCCGCTGCTGGTGCTGGCGGGCGCGGGCTCCGGCAAGACGCATACGCTGGGCTGGCGAGTGGCGCACCTGGTGGCCAATGGCGCCGATCCGCAGCGCATCCTGCTGCTGACGTTCTCGCGCCGGGCGGCGAGCGAGCTGTCCACCCGCGCCGGCCACCTGCTGGCGCGCGCCCTGCAGGGCAGCGCCGGCGCGCGGTCGGCCGCCGGCACCGCATACCGGACCGCGCTGCCCTGGGCCGGCACCTTCCACGGCATCGGCGCGCGCCTGCTGCGCGAATACGCCGAGCGCATCGGCCTCGCGCCCGATTTCACCATCCACGACCGCAGCGACGCGGCCGACCTGCTCAATGTCGTGCGGCATGAGTTGAACCTGTCGACCAAGGAACGCCGCTTCCCGCTCAAGCAGACCTGCCTGGCCATCTACTCGCGCGCCATCAATGCCGAGAGCCCGCTGGATGCCGTGCTCAGGCAGCACTTCCCGTGGTGCGCGATGTGGCAGGCGCAGCTGCGCACGCTGTTCGACGCCTACGTGGAGGCCAAGCAGGCCCAGCACATCCTCGACTACGACGACCTGCTGCTGTACTGGCACGCGATGGTGGCCGACGCCGGCCTGGCCGCCGAGATCGGCGCGCGCTTCGACCACATCCTCGTCGACGAATACCAGGACACGAACCGGCTGCAGTCGTCGATCCTGCGCGCGCTGCGGCCCGACGGGCGCGGCCTGACGGTGGTCGGCGACGATGCGCAATCCATCTACGCCTTCCGCGCGGCGACGGTGCGCAACATCCTCGACTTCCCGCGCCACTTCACGCGGCCGGCGCACACGGTGCTGCTGGAGCACAATTACCGCTCCACACAGCCGATCCTGGAGGCGTCCAACGGCGTGATGCGCTTTGCCACCGAGCGCTTCGCCAAGACGCTGTGGACCGACCGCGCATCGACCCACCGCCCGCGCCTGATCTCGGTGCGCGACGAGGCCGAGCAAGCGCGCTGCGTGGCCGAGCAGGTGCTGCGGCATCGCGAGGGCGGGCTGGCGCTGAAGTCGCAGGCCGTGCTGTTCCGCACCGCCAGCCACAGCGCGCCGCTGGAGATCGAACTCGCCCGCCGCAACATCCCCTTCGTCAAATACGGCGGACTCAAATTCCTGGAGGCCGCGCACGTCAAGGACGTGCTGTCGGTGCTGCGCTGGGCCGAGAATCCGCGCAACCGCATCGCCAGCTTCCGCGTCATCCAGCTGCTGCCGGGCGCCGGCCCCGCCACCGCCGCGCGCGTGCTCGATGCCATGGCCGAGGCGGCCGACCCGGTCGCCGCGCTGCTGGCCCATGCGCCGCCGGCACGCCTGGCCGGCGACTGGGCGGCGCTGATGACGCTGATGGCCACGCTGCGCGCACCGAAGGACAACGCAACCTGGGCCGGTGAACTGGAGGCCGTCGGCGCCTGGTACGCCCCCCACATGGAGCGCCTGCACGACGATGCGGCCGTCCGCCAGGGCGATCTCGACCAGCTCGCCCGCATGGCCGCGACCTACGCCTCGCGCGAGCGCTTCCTGACCGAGATGACGCTCGACCCGCCCGAGCTGACCAGCGATGAATCCGGCGAGCCGTACCGCGACGAGGACTACCTGATCCTGTCGACCATCCACTCCTCCAAGGGGCAGGAGTGGAAGGCCGTCTACCTGCTCAACGCCGTGGACGGCTGCATGCCCGCCGACCTGGGCGCCGGCTCGCACGACGAGCTGGAGGAAGAGCGCCGGCTGCTCTACGTGGCCATGACGCGCGCCCGCGACCACCTCGACATCCTGGTGCCGCAGCGCTTCTACATGACCCAGCAGACGCCCAACGGCGACCGCCACCTCTACGCATCGCGCACGCGCTTCATTCCGCCGGCGCTGCTGCCGCTGTTCGAGGCCTGCGCCTGGCCGCCGCCCGAACCCGGCGCCGACCCGGCGGCCGAGGCACGCGCGGCGGCCAAGGTCGACCTGGCCAAGAAGATACGCGGCTATTGGCGGTAG
- a CDS encoding carbohydrate kinase family protein has product MLTTMNLPQLVVFGEALTDFIREADGRWRSVAGGSCWNVARVCARLGAPTGFAGTVSRDVFGDELTALSRQAGLDMRFMRQVARPPLLAMVPAAHPPQYFFIGENSADLAFDTGVLPDGWIEAAQIVHFGSLSLARQPLAAHLLETATAVHAAGKRIAFDPNYRDAMAGPDYRPTLRRMAGLASYIKVSDEDLRGLFPELDETSALAQLRAWAPTAAILMTRGAAGMTLITAEGTLFQPALPTPVADTVGAGDASMGGWLASLLTRPEAMPASHLEFSAASAAAVCARQGAYAPTREEIVSALAVSR; this is encoded by the coding sequence ATGCTGACAACGATGAACCTCCCTCAACTGGTCGTGTTCGGCGAAGCGCTGACCGACTTCATCCGCGAAGCGGACGGGCGCTGGCGCAGCGTGGCCGGCGGATCGTGCTGGAACGTCGCCCGCGTCTGCGCGCGGCTGGGCGCGCCGACCGGATTCGCCGGCACCGTCAGCCGCGATGTCTTCGGCGACGAACTGACGGCACTGAGCCGGCAGGCCGGCCTCGACATGCGCTTCATGCGGCAGGTCGCGCGCCCGCCGCTGCTGGCGATGGTCCCGGCCGCGCATCCACCGCAGTATTTCTTCATCGGCGAGAACAGCGCGGACCTGGCCTTCGACACCGGCGTGTTGCCGGACGGCTGGATCGAGGCGGCGCAGATCGTCCATTTCGGCTCCCTGAGCCTGGCGCGCCAGCCGCTTGCCGCGCACCTGCTGGAAACCGCGACGGCCGTCCATGCCGCTGGCAAGCGGATCGCCTTCGACCCGAACTACCGCGATGCGATGGCCGGCCCCGATTACCGGCCGACGCTGCGCCGCATGGCCGGACTCGCCAGCTATATCAAGGTTTCGGACGAAGACCTGCGTGGCCTGTTTCCCGAGTTGGACGAGACGTCCGCGCTGGCCCAGCTGCGGGCCTGGGCGCCCACGGCCGCCATTCTCATGACGCGCGGCGCGGCAGGCATGACGCTGATCACCGCCGAAGGCACGTTGTTCCAGCCGGCGTTGCCGACCCCGGTGGCCGATACCGTGGGCGCCGGCGACGCCTCCATGGGCGGCTGGCTGGCGAGCCTGCTCACGCGCCCGGAGGCGATGCCCGCATCGCACCTGGAATTCTCCGCGGCCAGCGCCGCGGCGGTCTGCGCCCGCCAGGGGGCCTACGCACCGACGCGGGAAGAGATCGTGTCCGCGCTCGCGGTATCGCGGTAG
- the mdtD gene encoding multidrug transporter subunit MdtD, whose amino-acid sequence MPSFASVDKSLQPLLWLVAVGLFMQTLDATIVNTALPAMARSLSESPLQMQSVIIAYTLTTAMLMPASGWLADRFGTRRMFFAAIFLFSVGSLLCAESRTLTMLIVARVVQGVGGALLMPVGRLTVLRVVPREQFLPAMSFVTIPGLIGPLIGPTLGGWLVEAVSWHWIFLINLPVGVVGALVTLKVMPDVRGDAADAADAFDWAGYLMLAFGMASVSFSLDGLSDLGFRRATVLVLLMFGLAALTAYWLHAGRAKQALFPRALFAIPSFSVGILGNLFARIGAGGMPFLIPLLLQVGLGYSPMQAGLMMVPVAVAGMAAKPLGTWLVKRHGYRHMLFGNTLLLGLMIVSFALSSPQEPLWLRIVQLAAFGTFNSMQFTAMNALTLRDLSGAQASAGNSMLSMVMMLSMSLGVAAAGALLNGFSEYAGGQPADTLGAFHKAYICLGLITTAAGWIFAQLPHEAAPQTVRRMEVETE is encoded by the coding sequence ATGCCTTCCTTCGCCTCCGTCGACAAATCCCTGCAACCGCTGCTGTGGCTGGTGGCGGTCGGCCTGTTCATGCAGACGCTGGATGCCACCATCGTCAACACGGCCCTGCCGGCCATGGCGCGCAGCCTGTCGGAAAGTCCGCTGCAGATGCAGTCCGTCATCATCGCCTACACGCTGACGACGGCCATGCTGATGCCTGCGTCCGGCTGGCTGGCCGACCGGTTCGGCACCCGCCGCATGTTCTTCGCGGCCATCTTCCTCTTCAGCGTCGGCTCGCTGCTGTGCGCGGAGTCGCGCACGCTGACCATGCTGATCGTCGCGCGCGTGGTGCAGGGCGTGGGCGGTGCGCTGCTGATGCCGGTGGGGCGGCTGACCGTGCTGCGCGTGGTGCCGCGCGAGCAGTTCCTGCCGGCCATGAGCTTTGTCACGATTCCGGGTTTGATCGGTCCGCTGATCGGCCCGACCCTGGGCGGCTGGCTGGTCGAGGCGGTGTCGTGGCACTGGATCTTCCTGATCAACCTGCCGGTGGGCGTCGTCGGCGCGCTGGTCACGCTCAAGGTGATGCCCGACGTGCGCGGCGATGCCGCCGATGCCGCCGATGCCTTCGACTGGGCCGGCTACCTGATGCTGGCGTTCGGCATGGCGTCCGTTTCGTTTTCGCTCGACGGCCTGTCGGACCTGGGTTTCCGGCGTGCCACGGTGTTGGTGCTGCTGATGTTCGGGCTCGCCGCGCTCACGGCGTACTGGCTGCACGCCGGCCGCGCGAAGCAGGCGCTATTTCCGCGCGCCCTGTTCGCGATCCCGAGTTTTTCCGTCGGCATTCTCGGCAACCTGTTCGCGCGCATCGGCGCCGGCGGCATGCCGTTCCTGATTCCGCTGCTGCTGCAGGTGGGGCTGGGGTATTCGCCCATGCAGGCCGGGCTGATGATGGTGCCGGTGGCGGTCGCGGGCATGGCAGCCAAGCCGCTGGGCACATGGCTGGTCAAGCGCCATGGCTATCGGCACATGCTGTTCGGCAATACCTTGCTGCTCGGCCTGATGATCGTGAGCTTTGCGCTGTCGAGCCCGCAGGAGCCGCTGTGGCTGCGCATCGTGCAGCTGGCGGCGTTCGGCACCTTCAACTCGATGCAGTTCACCGCGATGAACGCGCTCACGCTCCGGGACCTGAGCGGAGCGCAGGCCAGCGCCGGCAACAGCATGCTGTCGATGGTGATGATGCTGTCGATGAGCCTGGGCGTGGCGGCTGCCGGGGCGTTGCTCAATGGCTTCAGCGAATACGCGGGCGGGCAGCCGGCCGATACGCTGGGCGCTTTCCACAAGGCCTACATCTGCTTGGGCCTCATCACCACCGCCGCGGGGTGGATCTTCGCGCAGCTGCCGCACGAGGCGGCTCCGCAGACGGTCAGGCGGATGGAGGTCGAGACCGAGTAG